The window GACATCAACTAGTGTTGCTCCATGAGCATGATCAATTACCAGGTCATAGTAATTGATCCTTGCCGAGCGTGCATAATAATTGTTTTCTTCATCAATTAATCGAGATGCTTTCTCTAAATTACTCATAAAAATCACATACCTCCTTTTAATATGTATGGAAAAACATTGGCGTTTCGAGCAGTTCTAACACAATGTGCAAAAAGTTGCAAGGGTACCAATGTTTTAAGAATTTGTATTTTAAGCAGACAGGAAACCAGTGGTTTCCTGTAATGAAGCATTATGGATTGTTTAATCTATTTTTACTTCTCTGCTTTTTTGTCAATAGTTGCGGTTGAATGCTTTATCCCGTAACCAAAGTAAATAATCATTCCAAAGATAAACCAACCAAGGGCATAAATCTTTGCTTGGATATCAAGACCCCAAAAAATAGCTAGAGCACCTAAGAATCCAAGTGCGGGCAATACTGGATAAAGCGGCATTTTAAAACTTGGTTCCGGAATGTCTTTTCCTTCGCGAGGACGCAGCGCATAAATTCCAAGTGAAACGAACATAAAAGCAATTAACGTTCCGGCCGAAATTAATTGGGCCAAGAAAGTAAATGGGAAAAATGCGCCTAATGCAATGCCGATAATTGTTAGGACAATTAAAGCACGACTTGGTAAATTGTTGCTCAGCTTACCAAGTGCTTTTGGAAGCAAACCATCACGCCCAAATGAATAAAGAAGTCGTGAACCCGCAAGCATCATTCCAATGAGCGCGGTAAACATACCAACAACTGCGACCGACTGGACGACAGTCGCGATGATTTCGTGGCCGCTTTGGCGAAGAGCCCAACCAACTGGTTCGGCGTTGTTTGCATAATCAGAGTAACGGAACATACCAACAAGTACTAAGGCAACGGAAATGAAAAGGAAAACAGCAATAAATAAAGATCCGAGAATCCCACGAGGCATTGTTTTTTGTGGGTTCTTAGCTTCTGCCGAATTTGCTGCAATTGAATCAAAACCGATATAAGCTAGGAAAATTTCTGAAACCCCAGCATAAATTCCTTGCCAACCACCAAATGCAGAACCATCTGCATTAAGGTGGTACTTTGGAATAAACGGTATATAGTTTTTGCTTTTAATGGCGGTTGCACCAACAAAAATAAATACTAAAATAGCGATAACTTTTAAAATAACTAGTGTGTTTTCAACGCGGGCAGTTTGCGATGCACCCCGAGAAAGCAAAGTGGCAACCAATAGGATGACGACAATTGCGAACAGGTCCATTAAGCCGCCATTGGATCCTGTTGAAGCAATTGATAAAGTAGTAGGCAACTTGAATCCTAATGGTGAAATCAGACCTTGAAAGTTTGCAGATAAGCCCGATGCTACAAAGGCTACGGCAATGAAGTATTCGGCTAGTAATGCCCAACCGGCAATCCAGCCCCAAAACTCGCCGAAAACCACGTTGATCCATGAATATGCCGAACCGGCGAATGGCATTGCAGCAGCCATTTCAGCGTAGGCGAAAGCAACCATGCCGGCAACAATTGCGGCACACAAAAACGAAAGGGAAACAGCGGGGCCGGCGTGTTGGGCTGCGACGACTCCCGGCAAAGTAAAAATTGATGTGGAAACAATTGTTCCAACACCAAGCGCCAAAAAGTCCTTAGTTGTAAGACTTCGAATAAGATGGGAATCCTTATCTTGGTAAACTAGCGGATCCTCTTTACGGAACATTTTCTGAAAAATACTGTTCATTAACAATTACTCCTATAATTATGTCAAACATTTTTTAACGATTAACAAATTTTAATTGCCTAAGGATAACAAATTCTGCGTTTAAAATAAAGAGTAAATTGAAATATTTTTAAAATATACATTATATGGAATTATATCTGTTTCGCGTAAATCAAATGGAATGGCGTTATTCTTGAAACAGCTGTTTCAATTTATAAATTGAAGAAACGGAAAATTTAATGTTTATAAAGGGAGCACAAATGATACTAACTTTTGATTGTTATGGCACATTGTTGAACACATCCAGTATTAATGAATGCATAAGCAATATTTGTTATAAAAATAATGTAAATTCTCAACTTGCTATAAATGCATTTTTTAGTTATGAAGACCGCTTAATGTATTCTGATGAAATTATTCCTTATGAAAAACTAATCAGGAATAATTTACAATTTATGGATA of the Oenococcus sp. UCMA 16435 genome contains:
- a CDS encoding amino acid permease, with translation MNSIFQKMFRKEDPLVYQDKDSHLIRSLTTKDFLALGVGTIVSTSIFTLPGVVAAQHAGPAVSLSFLCAAIVAGMVAFAYAEMAAAMPFAGSAYSWINVVFGEFWGWIAGWALLAEYFIAVAFVASGLSANFQGLISPLGFKLPTTLSIASTGSNGGLMDLFAIVVILLVATLLSRGASQTARVENTLVILKVIAILVFIFVGATAIKSKNYIPFIPKYHLNADGSAFGGWQGIYAGVSEIFLAYIGFDSIAANSAEAKNPQKTMPRGILGSLFIAVFLFISVALVLVGMFRYSDYANNAEPVGWALRQSGHEIIATVVQSVAVVGMFTALIGMMLAGSRLLYSFGRDGLLPKALGKLSNNLPSRALIVLTIIGIALGAFFPFTFLAQLISAGTLIAFMFVSLGIYALRPREGKDIPEPSFKMPLYPVLPALGFLGALAIFWGLDIQAKIYALGWFIFGMIIYFGYGIKHSTATIDKKAEK